AAATTGCAGACGGGCACATCCTGCTGGATTCTGCGGATGTCGCTAGTTTGTACGGAGTCGAAAATGTGCAGGCCGCTGCAGCCGTTCCTGCAAGCAGCAGTTCCTTCGTCAAAGTTTCATCGTCCTCTGCAAAGGTCGCCGCAGCGGCAGTCCCCGTTACCGCCACCAAGCCGAAAAACGAAACCGCCGGCACCCGCGAAGTCAAGACCATCGTGATCGACCCCGGCCACGGCGGCAAGGACACCGGCGCCCAGGGCAAGAATTCCAACGAAAAAGACATCGTACTCGCCGTCGGCAAGCTCCTGAAAAAGGAACTCGAAAAAGAAGGCTTCAATGTGAAAATGACCCGCGACAAGGACGTGTTCATCGAACTCGGCGAACGCGCGAACCTTGCAAACCAGTGGGACGGCGACCTGTTTATCAGCCTACACTGCAACGCCATTGATGCCTCGCCCGAACGCAAGAAACAGATTAAGGGCTACCACGTGTACGTGCTCCGCGCGCCCGAAAGCGAAGAAGACAAGGCCATTGCCCGCCGCGAAAACAAGGTGGCCACGCTCTACGGCGAAAAGAACGCCAAAGAAGAACTTTCACCGCTCGAATGGTTCAAGCTCGAAGCCCGCTTGGAAAAGTACAAGCAGAACAGCTACATGTTCACTGAACAAATGCTCAAGGCCTTCGACGACGGCAAAATCAAGCGTCAGGGCGGTGGTGTCGGCGGTGCAGGCTTCATGGTGCTCGTAGGCGCTCTAATGCCCGCCGTGCTCTTCGAAATCGGTTTCATCAGCAACCCCGAAGAAGAAGCCTACATGATGACCAACAAGGCTCAAGCCGATATTGCAGAACGCATTTCAAAAGCCGTCAGCGCTTACAAGAATGCCGTTCACAATTACCGCGAAACCCTCGGACGTCAGTAAGAAGTATCATAATCAAATTCTTGGGCATCATACCATATTTGGTTTGACTTGCATACATAATACAACCCATCCTTGCCCATTCGAACTTCATCCTTTCGCTTAACCGTACACCCCACACCCACTGTCATCAAAGCAGAAACACCAGCCGTGTCACTTTGTTCCAAATAAGGCTTTGACACAAAGCCTCTCACTGTCCATTCCTTCAAACTGTCATCATACACGTAATA
This genomic stretch from Fibrobacter sp. UWB15 harbors:
- a CDS encoding N-acetylmuramoyl-L-alanine amidase, producing MKVFVWHILVCFALAVSAWAANTVDAEQVAKEHKASFHWFPVQKTFILAGETDTVKFAIGLPYVSSHGKSVDLKHAPEIADGHILLDSADVASLYGVENVQAAAAVPASSSSFVKVSSSSAKVAAAAVPVTATKPKNETAGTREVKTIVIDPGHGGKDTGAQGKNSNEKDIVLAVGKLLKKELEKEGFNVKMTRDKDVFIELGERANLANQWDGDLFISLHCNAIDASPERKKQIKGYHVYVLRAPESEEDKAIARRENKVATLYGEKNAKEELSPLEWFKLEARLEKYKQNSYMFTEQMLKAFDDGKIKRQGGGVGGAGFMVLVGALMPAVLFEIGFISNPEEEAYMMTNKAQADIAERISKAVSAYKNAVHNYRETLGRQ